One genomic window of Hyperolius riggenbachi isolate aHypRig1 chromosome 7, aHypRig1.pri, whole genome shotgun sequence includes the following:
- the BHLHA15 gene encoding class A basic helix-loop-helix protein 15, with amino-acid sequence MKTKARAARRRLEIELEEEEEEEESVAQQTSSEDDNDKCFVYKERSKGKSQEPGKTRKRRQSSQGKEHSVRRLESNERERQRMHKLNNAFQALREAIPHVRAEKKLSKIETLTLAKNYISTLTATILNMSSGCLPVVPDTNSSSGGTGSKFYQHYQQQHGEEDNDEHLKKYSTQIHSFRQGS; translated from the coding sequence ATGAAAACGAAAGCCAGAGCAGCACGTCGAAGGCTGGAGATTGAactagaggaagaagaggaggaggaagaaagtgTGGCGCAGCAGACGTCAAGCGAGGATGATAACGACAAGTGTTTTGTGTATAAGGAGAGGAGTAAAGGGAAGAGCCAGGAGCCGGGGAAGACACGGAAGAGGAGGCAGTCCTCCCAAGGGAAGGAACACAGTGTGCGTAGACTGGAGAGCAATGAACGGGAAAGGCaaaggatgcataagctgaacaaTGCCTTCCAAGCACTTCGAGAGGCCATCCCACATGTCCGGGCGGAGAAGAAACTCTCTAAAATTGAGACACTAACTTTAGCAAAAAATTACATCAGCACATTAACTGCTACAATACTGAACATGTCGAGTGGATGTTTGCCCGTCGTGCCGGACACTAACTCTAGCAGTGGTGGGACTGGCAGTAAATTTTACCAGCATTACCAACAGCAGCATGGAGAAGAGGACAATGATGAACACTTAAAGAAATACTCAACACAAATCCACAGCTTTAGGCAGGGTAGTTGA